Proteins found in one Oncorhynchus keta strain PuntledgeMale-10-30-2019 chromosome 2, Oket_V2, whole genome shotgun sequence genomic segment:
- the si:ch1073-126c3.2 gene encoding uncharacterized protein si:ch1073-126c3.2, producing MTQTSTRRVLLCFCSLTALLSCAVAQDQDVGSNSCSSTTLMFKQLSTQLAEAAQCAKNITSQWSNNQTAVVINSLQTLTVILEKHQKTVCQNFEPKECPAAVAQSKGGLVCVTNKMRRYCKPMCNEGFDFAFLRNSRLYEECSADTKFKWTTHYIGGNKLAVCNKSSRSIAGAKTAYFPKNQDCLTTKSNSDLEAQLIQQFKSELMDIEGETEYDCLLCG from the exons ATGACACAAACTTCAACAAGAAGAGTTCTACTTTGCTTTTGCTCACTGACAG CTCTCCTCTCATGTGCTGTTGCTCAGGACCAAGATGTTGGGAGCAATAGCTGCTCCTCAACCACCTTGATGTTTAAACAGCTCTCTACTCAGCTTGCA GAGGCAGCACAATGTGCTAAAAATATTACTAGCCAGTGGAGCAACAACCAGACTGCTGTTGTGATTAACTCCCTACAAACTCTGACAGTCATTCTAGAGAAACATCAAAAAACAG TTTGCCAGAACTTTGAGCCCAAAGAGTGTCCAGCTGCAGTAGCCCAGAGTAAAGGAGGACTTGTGTGTGTCACCAACAAAATGAGGCGTTACTGTAAACCCATGTGCAATGAG GGCTTTGACTTTGCATTCTTGAGGAACAGTCGTCTGTATGAGGAATGCAGTGCAGACACCAAATTCAAATGGACAACCCATTACATTGGAGGTAACAAGCTGGCCGTTTGCAACA AATCCTCCAGATCTATAGCAGGAGCTAAAACAGCCTACTTTCCCAAGAACCAGGACTGCCTGACTACCAAGAGTAACAGTGATCTTGAGGCTCAGCTCATTCAGCAGTTCAAAAGTGAGCTGATGGACATCGAGGGAGAAACAGAATACGACTGTCTCCTCTGTGGATAA